A region of Myxococcus stipitatus DSM 14675 DNA encodes the following proteins:
- a CDS encoding phosphoenolpyruvate carboxylase, which yields MARVRAVDQPLRRDVRLLGRLLGEVLVEQEGQDLFDLEEDVRRLAIQRRRGPMAGRRASAAELAEVLKRLPLERTEPVLRAFSVYFQLVNLAEQHHRIRRARAYAGAESPNPQRGSLEATFLSLKDAGIPAARVRDALRRMQVTLTLTAHPTQAVRRTLLEKLYRMAGLLEERDRSELTPRESAENLESLREEITTLWQTDELRRERPTVGDEVKNILWYVEEVLAEQLSELPELLEWAFERAYGESLGPVDTPVRVHSWVGGDMDGNPLVTPEVFADTLRAHRARGLRLLMRGLERLGGMLSQSDRHAKPSPELLASLEHDAAQLPEAEQRLGPRTVGEPWRRKLRFMEERLHQALRHVLAQRTGDAGALPPSAYRTPEALLADLDLLARSLEQAQAAKAGLRQVLRMRERVLALGLSLAELEARVPAEDAVSAAASLAPGGPAPSDGGRRLLAVLDRLREAQAEAGEPACRTLILSMASTAEDVLAAFKCIQHAGLWDEKRGCATVDVVPLFEQLGALDAGPEVLRTLFANAEYRRQVDARGAQEVMVGYSDSGKEVGLLAASAALYRAQVALTRAAKEAGVPLRLFHGRGESVARGGGPAQEAILALPPGAVAGGYKATEQGEALDHKYARPELARRTLELILGGVLPHLLDAQPRPSDEDEQAFRAAFDTLAETGRVAYRSLVWEDPRFLELFTSATPVEEIAALPIGSRPSKRKAGGLESLRAIPWVFAWTQNRAILPGWYGVGSALEDFAKKPGGAALLKRMYRQWPFFKAVIDNVTMVLAKSDMAIAGRYAALAPASTRPLWRLIQQEHRRTRKQVKRLTGEQRLLDHNPQLQRAISLRNPYVDPMSFLQVELLRRKREGASDCDRPLLLSLNGIAAGMRNTG from the coding sequence ATGGCTCGTGTTCGTGCCGTGGATCAGCCGCTTCGCCGTGATGTCCGCCTGCTGGGCCGACTGCTGGGAGAAGTGCTCGTCGAGCAGGAAGGGCAGGACCTGTTCGACCTGGAGGAGGACGTTCGCCGGTTGGCCATCCAGCGGCGCCGGGGCCCGATGGCGGGACGTCGCGCCTCCGCGGCCGAGCTGGCGGAGGTCCTCAAGCGGCTGCCCCTGGAGCGGACGGAGCCGGTGCTTCGCGCCTTCTCCGTGTACTTCCAATTGGTCAACCTCGCGGAGCAGCACCACCGCATCCGCCGCGCCCGCGCGTATGCCGGCGCCGAGTCACCGAATCCGCAGCGAGGCTCGCTGGAGGCGACGTTCCTCTCGCTCAAGGACGCGGGCATTCCCGCCGCCCGGGTGCGTGATGCGCTCCGCCGGATGCAGGTGACGTTGACGCTCACCGCGCACCCCACGCAGGCCGTTCGGCGCACGCTGCTGGAGAAGCTGTACCGGATGGCGGGGCTGCTGGAGGAGCGAGACCGCAGCGAGCTCACGCCGAGGGAGAGCGCGGAGAACCTGGAGTCGCTCCGCGAGGAGATCACCACGCTGTGGCAGACGGATGAGCTGCGCCGCGAGCGACCCACGGTGGGCGACGAGGTGAAGAACATCCTCTGGTACGTGGAGGAGGTGCTCGCCGAGCAGCTCTCGGAGTTGCCGGAGCTGCTGGAGTGGGCCTTCGAGCGCGCCTATGGCGAGTCGCTGGGGCCCGTGGACACGCCGGTGCGCGTCCACTCGTGGGTGGGCGGGGACATGGATGGCAACCCGCTCGTGACGCCGGAGGTGTTCGCGGACACGCTGCGGGCCCACCGCGCGCGCGGGCTGCGCTTGTTGATGCGGGGGCTCGAGCGCCTCGGTGGAATGCTCTCGCAGTCGGACCGGCACGCGAAGCCGTCGCCGGAGCTGCTCGCCTCGCTGGAGCACGACGCCGCGCAGCTCCCGGAGGCGGAGCAACGCCTGGGGCCTCGCACCGTCGGCGAGCCCTGGCGCCGCAAGCTGCGCTTCATGGAGGAGCGGCTGCACCAGGCGCTGCGCCACGTGTTGGCCCAACGCACGGGCGACGCGGGCGCGCTGCCGCCGAGCGCGTACCGCACTCCTGAGGCGCTGCTCGCGGACCTGGACCTCCTGGCTCGCTCGTTGGAGCAGGCCCAGGCGGCGAAGGCGGGCCTGCGCCAGGTGCTGCGCATGCGGGAGCGGGTGCTCGCGCTGGGGCTGTCGCTGGCGGAGCTGGAGGCCCGCGTCCCCGCCGAGGACGCGGTGAGCGCGGCGGCCTCGTTGGCGCCGGGAGGCCCCGCGCCGTCGGACGGGGGCAGGCGGCTGCTCGCGGTGCTGGACCGGCTGCGTGAAGCCCAGGCGGAGGCGGGGGAGCCCGCGTGCCGCACGCTCATCCTGAGCATGGCCAGCACGGCCGAGGATGTGCTCGCGGCCTTCAAGTGCATCCAGCACGCGGGCCTGTGGGACGAGAAGCGCGGCTGCGCCACGGTGGACGTGGTGCCGCTCTTCGAGCAGCTCGGCGCGCTGGATGCCGGCCCGGAGGTGCTGCGCACGCTCTTCGCGAACGCCGAGTACCGCCGCCAGGTCGACGCGCGGGGCGCGCAGGAGGTGATGGTCGGCTACAGCGACTCCGGCAAGGAGGTCGGACTGCTGGCCGCGAGCGCCGCGCTGTACCGCGCGCAGGTCGCGCTCACCCGCGCGGCGAAGGAGGCGGGCGTCCCGCTGCGGCTGTTCCATGGACGCGGCGAGTCCGTGGCCCGAGGCGGTGGCCCCGCGCAGGAGGCCATCCTCGCGCTGCCGCCGGGCGCGGTGGCGGGAGGCTACAAGGCGACGGAGCAGGGCGAGGCGCTGGACCACAAGTACGCCCGCCCCGAGCTGGCCCGGCGCACGCTGGAGCTCATCCTGGGCGGCGTGTTGCCGCACCTGCTCGACGCGCAGCCTCGGCCTTCCGACGAGGACGAGCAGGCGTTCCGCGCCGCGTTCGACACGCTCGCCGAGACGGGGAGGGTGGCGTATCGCTCGCTCGTGTGGGAGGACCCCCGGTTCCTGGAGCTCTTCACCTCGGCGACACCGGTGGAGGAGATCGCCGCGCTGCCCATCGGCTCCCGCCCCAGCAAGCGCAAGGCGGGGGGACTCGAGTCCCTGCGCGCCATCCCCTGGGTGTTCGCGTGGACGCAGAACCGCGCCATCCTGCCGGGGTGGTACGGCGTGGGCTCGGCGCTGGAGGACTTCGCGAAGAAGCCCGGCGGGGCCGCGCTCCTCAAGCGCATGTATCGGCAGTGGCCCTTCTTCAAGGCCGTCATCGACAACGTCACCATGGTGCTGGCCAAGTCGGACATGGCCATCGCCGGGCGGTACGCGGCGCTGGCGCCCGCCTCCACGCGTCCGCTGTGGCGGCTCATCCAGCAGGAGCACCGCCGCACGCGCAAGCAGGTGAAGCGGCTGACGGGAGAGCAGCGGCTCCTGGACCACAACCCGCAGCTCCAGCGGGCCATCTCCCTGCGCAATCCCTACGTGGACCCGATGTCCTTCCTCCAGGTGGAGCTCCTGCGGCGCAAGCGGGAGGGCGCGAGCGACTGCGACCGGCCGCTCCTGCTTTCGCTCAACGGTATCGCGGCCGGCATGCGCAACACCGGTTAG
- a CDS encoding DEAD/DEAH box helicase — MATPETQAPLAALLPKKGEPALDADSILDRFVGYVSSNGLSLYPAQEEAILEILAGKHLFLKTPTGSGKSLVATALHFKAMAEGKVSFYTCPIKALVNEKFFALCEAFGAENVGMLTGDASINRDAPIICCTAEILANLALRDAGARVDYVVMDEFHYYSDRDRGVAWQIPLIALPDATFLLMSATLGPTHIIEESLRKLTGREVATVRSAQRPVPLDYDYRESALHETIEDLVARKKYPIYLVNFTQRAAAEQAQNLMSVDFSTKEEKEAIRVALLDAPFDTPYGKDFQRYLRHGIGMHHAGLLPKYRLLVEKLAQGGHLKVISGTDTLGVGVNIPIRTVLFTQLFKFNGEKLATLSVRDFQQISGRAGRKGFDNEGSVVAQAPEYMVENIKQAAKEAAGKKKAPKAKPPQKNFVQYDKSTFERLQTGMPEPLESRFTVSHGMILNLLQSDHVRGTGGYRRLVELIQRCHDSDFLKRRHLNNAARDFRTLRGAGIVELVRGEGGSGATVKVAQELQQDFSLNHTLSLYLLETLELLDPTTESYALDVVTLVESILENPDVVLYAQLSQLKGEKIQELKAQGMEYDDRMDELEKLEWPKPNRDFIYGTFNAFARKHPWVGEENIRPKAVVRDMFERFMSFHDYVREYGLQRSEGVLLRYVSDVYKTLVQTVPDRFRTEEVEDFIDHLRATIRQVDSSLVDEWERMRNPEAVVEAKPEVSLKPKELTEDPRAFAARVREELHRMLRALGQKRYMDALALLDNPLGEWTAPKLEQAMVPYHEEHKIVVLTPQARKPANTFLKETGPRLWEVQQRIMDPEGHGDWMLDCEIDLRDRRLDEGPILILRRIGP, encoded by the coding sequence ATGGCCACCCCTGAAACCCAAGCGCCGCTTGCCGCCCTGCTCCCGAAGAAGGGAGAGCCCGCGCTCGACGCGGACAGCATCCTGGACCGCTTCGTGGGCTACGTCTCATCGAACGGGCTCAGCCTCTATCCCGCACAGGAAGAGGCCATCCTCGAGATTCTCGCGGGCAAGCACCTGTTCCTGAAGACGCCCACCGGGTCTGGCAAGTCGCTGGTCGCCACCGCGTTGCATTTCAAGGCGATGGCCGAGGGCAAGGTCTCCTTCTACACCTGCCCCATCAAGGCGCTGGTGAACGAGAAGTTCTTCGCGCTGTGCGAGGCCTTCGGCGCGGAGAACGTGGGCATGCTCACGGGCGACGCCAGCATCAACCGCGACGCGCCCATCATCTGCTGCACCGCGGAGATTCTCGCCAACCTCGCGCTGCGCGACGCGGGGGCCCGGGTGGACTACGTCGTCATGGACGAGTTCCACTACTACTCGGATCGCGACCGCGGCGTGGCGTGGCAGATTCCGCTCATCGCGCTGCCCGACGCGACGTTCCTCCTGATGTCGGCCACGCTGGGCCCCACGCACATCATCGAGGAGAGCCTGCGCAAGCTCACCGGCCGCGAGGTGGCCACGGTGCGAAGCGCGCAGCGCCCGGTGCCGCTGGACTACGACTACCGCGAGTCCGCGCTGCACGAGACCATCGAAGACCTGGTGGCGCGCAAGAAGTACCCCATCTACCTGGTGAACTTCACGCAGCGCGCCGCCGCGGAGCAGGCGCAGAACCTCATGTCCGTCGACTTCTCCACCAAGGAGGAGAAGGAGGCCATCCGCGTCGCGCTGCTGGACGCGCCCTTCGACACGCCCTACGGCAAGGACTTCCAGCGCTACCTGCGCCACGGCATCGGCATGCACCACGCGGGCTTGCTGCCGAAGTACCGGCTCCTGGTGGAGAAGCTGGCGCAGGGCGGGCACCTCAAGGTCATCAGCGGCACGGACACCCTGGGCGTGGGCGTGAACATCCCCATCCGCACGGTGCTCTTCACCCAGCTCTTCAAGTTCAACGGCGAGAAGCTGGCGACGCTGAGCGTGCGCGACTTCCAGCAGATCTCCGGCCGCGCCGGCCGCAAGGGCTTCGACAACGAGGGCAGCGTCGTCGCGCAGGCCCCCGAGTACATGGTCGAGAACATCAAGCAGGCCGCCAAGGAGGCCGCGGGCAAGAAGAAGGCGCCCAAGGCGAAGCCGCCGCAGAAGAACTTCGTGCAGTACGACAAGAGCACCTTCGAGCGCCTCCAGACGGGCATGCCGGAGCCGCTCGAGTCGCGCTTCACCGTGTCGCACGGCATGATTCTCAACCTGCTCCAGAGCGACCACGTGCGCGGCACGGGCGGCTACCGGCGTCTGGTGGAGTTGATTCAGCGCTGCCACGACTCGGACTTCTTGAAGCGCCGCCACCTGAACAACGCGGCGCGCGACTTCCGCACGCTGCGCGGGGCGGGCATCGTCGAGCTGGTGCGAGGAGAGGGCGGCTCGGGTGCCACGGTGAAGGTGGCCCAGGAACTCCAGCAGGACTTCAGCCTCAACCACACGCTGTCGCTCTACCTGCTGGAGACGCTGGAGCTGCTGGACCCCACCACGGAGTCGTACGCGCTGGACGTGGTGACGCTGGTGGAGTCCATCCTGGAGAACCCGGACGTGGTGCTCTACGCGCAGCTGAGCCAGCTCAAGGGCGAGAAGATCCAAGAGCTGAAGGCGCAGGGCATGGAGTACGACGACCGGATGGACGAGCTGGAGAAGCTCGAGTGGCCCAAGCCCAACCGCGACTTCATCTACGGAACGTTCAACGCCTTCGCGCGCAAGCACCCGTGGGTGGGTGAGGAGAACATCCGCCCCAAGGCGGTGGTGCGGGACATGTTCGAGCGCTTCATGTCCTTCCACGACTATGTGCGGGAGTACGGGCTGCAGCGCAGCGAGGGCGTGCTGCTGCGCTACGTCAGCGACGTGTACAAGACGCTGGTGCAGACGGTGCCGGACCGCTTCCGCACGGAGGAGGTGGAGGACTTCATCGACCACCTGCGCGCGACGATTCGCCAGGTCGACTCGAGCCTGGTGGACGAGTGGGAGCGCATGCGCAATCCGGAAGCCGTCGTCGAGGCGAAGCCGGAGGTGTCGCTCAAGCCGAAGGAGCTCACCGAGGACCCGCGAGCCTTCGCCGCTCGCGTGCGGGAGGAGCTGCACCGGATGCTGCGTGCGCTGGGGCAGAAGCGCTACATGGACGCGCTGGCGCTCCTGGACAACCCGCTGGGGGAGTGGACCGCGCCCAAGCTGGAGCAGGCGATGGTGCCGTACCACGAGGAGCACAAGATCGTGGTGCTCACCCCTCAGGCGCGCAAGCCCGCCAATACCTTCCTCAAGGAGACGGGGCCCAGGCTCTGGGAGGTCCAGCAGCGCATCATGGACCCCGAGGGGCATGGCGACTGGATGCTCGACTGCGAGATCGACCTGCGAGACCGGCGGCTGGACGAGGGACCCATCCTCATCCTGCGCCGCATCGGACCGTAG